One part of the Vitis riparia cultivar Riparia Gloire de Montpellier isolate 1030 chromosome 8, EGFV_Vit.rip_1.0, whole genome shotgun sequence genome encodes these proteins:
- the LOC117920816 gene encoding putative serine/threonine-protein kinase has translation MGLNCFGAFEWCKGKKSLREPEAEEIATNNVRLFSYNSLRSATNNFHPSSRVGGGGFGVVYRGVLRDGTQVAIKCLSAESKQGTQEFLTEINMISNIRHPNLVELIGCCIEGSNRILVYEYLENNSIASVILGSKGKHVILDWPTRVSICMGTASGLAYLHEEAEPHIVHRDIKASNVLLDGSFLPKIGDFGLAKLFPDNVTHVSTRVAGTVGYLAPEYALLGQLTKKADIYSFGVLMLEIISGRSSSKAAFGEELLVLVEWTWKLKEEERLLEIVDPELTDYPEDEMMRFIKVALFCTQAASHQRPNMKLVVDMLSKDVILNEKVLTRPGVYKGRPTHHVESSPQESSSSQGNKGKQSINPSVSSTSLGSQSVTQMLPR, from the exons ATGGGTCTTAACTGTTTTGGTGCATTTGAATGGTGTAAAGGGAAGAAGAGTCTCAGGGAGCCAGAGGCAGAAG AGATTGCTACAAACAATGTGAGGCTCTTCTCTTATAATTCACTGAGATCAGCTACAAATAACTTCCATCCATCAAGCAGAGTAGGTGGAGGTGGTTTCGGAGTTGTGTATAGG GGCGTTTTAAGGGATGGTACTCAAGTTGCTATCAAGTGTCTTTCTGCTGAATCTAAACAAGGAACACAAGAATTCTTAACAGAGATTAACATGATATCAAATATCCGACATCCCAACCTTGTTGAACTCATTGGGTGTTGCATTGAAGGCAGTAATCGGATATTGGTGTATGAATATCTGGAGAACAATAGCATTGCAAGCGTAATACTTG GTTCAAAAGGTAAACATGTGATTCTGGATTGGCCTACAAGAGTTTCTATCTGCATGGGTACAGCCTCTGGTCTTGCATATCTTCATGAGGAAGCTGAACCACATATTGTCCACAGAGATATTAAGGCTAGTAATGTACTTCTTGATGGAAGCTTTCTTCCTAAAATTGGAGATTTTGGTTTGGCAAAACTTTTCCCGGACAATGTCACTCATGTTAGCACTCGAGTAGCAGGGACAGT GGGATATCTGGCCCCGGAGTATGCCTTGTTGGGACAGCTTACTAAAAAGGCAGATATATACAGTTTTGGGGTGCTTATGCTTGAAATAATTAGTGGCAGAAGTAGTAGTAAAGCAGCATTTGGAGAGGAACTATTGGTTCTGGTAGAATGG ACATGGaagctgaaggaagaagaaagacttCTGGAAATTGTTGATCCAGAACTGACTGATTATCCAGAGGACGAGATGATGCGCTTCATTAAGGTTGCTCTCTTTTGCACTCAAGCAGCTTCACACCAAAGACCCAACATGAAGCTAGTTGTGGATATGCTGTCCAAGGATGTTATTCTCAATGAGAAGGTACTAACACGGCCAGGGGTGTACAAGGGCCGGCCAACTCATCATGTGGAAAGTAGTCCACAGGAGTCATCATCTTCTCAGGGAAATAAAGGCAAGCAATCAATAAATCCTTCTGTATCTTCAACCAGTTTAGGCAGCCAGAGTGTGACGCAAATGCTTCCCAGGTGA
- the LOC117920895 gene encoding formin-like protein 6 isoform X2: protein MPVSVLGEQPERNLRMVMKEKDEELLLFLEMRRREKEKNDILLLDSPDAPLDVSPISKIVSSMPVRKTGPDEFLDSENDRTDYDWLLTPPGTPLFPSLEMESQKTVMNQIEVSNARPATLKSRLPNLQPQPASRSNDAARQPAMSSGLNSSHAGNRRPLSSGGPKSTASRPATPTGRPTLPATSKSSRPSTPTSRATLPSTKLTAPPVRSSTPTRSTARSSTPTTRPSVTASKSTSRSATPSRRSSTPTPSSASRASAPPARSSSVAKSGPTVAAPPGRSSSVVKSGPTASKSTVPSRGSSPIVKSRPQKPSEKPGFSLDAPPNLKKSMPERPASASRGRAGAASGRSTSTEVGSDARPRRQSCSPSRGRGSLGSSSSNGNSIPAMRRAHSNGSDNVSPVLIGTKMVERVVNMRKLAPPKQDDHRSAHPAGKSSSAPDSSGFGRTLSKKSLDMALRHMDIRRSIQGNLRPLMTNIPASSMYSVRSGPTKSNTASVSGSPLATSSITSSEPSVNENYHCFYGSEIEDDELGSDRGHSSPASRQGG, encoded by the exons ATGCCTGTGTCAGTACTGGGAGAGCAACCGGAAAGGAATCTGAGGATGGTGATGAAGGAGAAGGATGAGGAGCTCTTGTTGTTCCTTGAGATGCGGAGACGCGAAAAGGAGAAGAATGATATTCTCCTTCTTGATAGCCCTGATGCTCCATTGG ATGTCTCTCCTATATCCAAGATAGTGTCATCTATGCCTGTGCGCAAAACTGGTCCCGATGAGTTCCTGGATTCCGAAAACGACAGAACCGATTACGATTG GCTTCTCACACCACCTGGTACCccactttttccttctttggaGATGGAATCACAGAAAACTGTAATGAATCAGATTGAGGTTTCAAATGCTCGTCCTGCTACTCTGAAATCTAGG CTACCCAACCTCCAGCCACAACCTGCTTCAAGGAGTAATGATGCAGCTAGGCAACCAGCTATGTCCTCTGGACTGAACTCCTCTCATGCTGGAAATAGAAGACCGTTGTCATCAGGAGGCCCAAAATCAACGGCAAGTAGGCCTGCTACGCCAACTGGAAGGCCCACTTTACCAGCAACATCAAAGTCCTCAAGACCTTCTACACCTACTTCACGGGCCACATTGCCTTCTACAAAGCTCACAGCTCCTCCTGTGAGATCCTCCACGCCTACTAGATCTACTGCACGTTCTTCTACACCAACTACCAGACCATCCGTCACAGCCTCCAAATCAACATCAAGATCAGCAACGCCATCCCGTCGATCATCAACCCCAACCCCATCGAGTGCATCTAGGGCATCTGCCCCTCCTGCTAGATCTTCTTCAGTGGCAAAGTCAGGTCCCACAGTAGCTGCTCCTCCAGGTCGTTCTTCTTCAGTGGTAAAGTCAGGTCCCACAGCATCAAAAAGCACAGTGCCATCACGTGGCAGTTCTCCTATTGTGAAGTCTAGGCCACAGAAACCCTCTGAGAAACCTGGTTTCTCACTTGATGCTCCTCCAAATTTAAAGAAATCAATGCCAGAAAGGCCAGCTTCTGCATCTAGGGGTAGGGCAGGAGCAGCCAGTGGTAGATCTACTTCTACTGAAGTTGGTTCTGATGCAAGACCAAGACGACAATCATGCTCTCCTTCTAGGGGACGGGGTTCACTTGGTAGTTCCTCTAGTAATGGGAACTCCATCCCTGCCATGAGACGAGCACATTCCAATGGCAGTGACAATGTGAGTCCAGTCCTTATTGGGACAAAGATGGTTGAAAGAGTGGTAAATATGAGGAAATTGGCACCGCCTAAGCAAGATGATCATCGCTCTGCTCATCCAGCTGGGAAGTCCTCTTCAGCTCCAGACAGCTCCGGCTTTGGAAGAACCCTCTCAAAGAAATCTTTAGACATGGCTTTGAGGCATATG GATATAAGACGAAGCATTCAGGGCAATCTCCGCCCACTAATGACAAATATTCCAGCTTCCTCTATGTACAGTGTGAGATCAGGGCCCACAAAGAGCAACACAGCTAGTGTTTCAGGCTCTCCTCTTGCTACAAGCAGCATTACGAGTTCTGAGCCAAGTGTCAATGAAAACTACCATTGTTTTTATGGGAGTGAAATAGAAGATGATGAACTTGGAAGTGACAGAGGACACTCTTCCCCGGCCAGCCGGCAAGGTGGGTGA
- the LOC117920895 gene encoding formin-like protein 6 isoform X1, protein MPVSVLGEQPERNLRMVMKEKDEELLLFLEMRRREKEKNDILLLDSPDAPLGSKPDVSPISKIVSSMPVRKTGPDEFLDSENDRTDYDWLLTPPGTPLFPSLEMESQKTVMNQIEVSNARPATLKSRLPNLQPQPASRSNDAARQPAMSSGLNSSHAGNRRPLSSGGPKSTASRPATPTGRPTLPATSKSSRPSTPTSRATLPSTKLTAPPVRSSTPTRSTARSSTPTTRPSVTASKSTSRSATPSRRSSTPTPSSASRASAPPARSSSVAKSGPTVAAPPGRSSSVVKSGPTASKSTVPSRGSSPIVKSRPQKPSEKPGFSLDAPPNLKKSMPERPASASRGRAGAASGRSTSTEVGSDARPRRQSCSPSRGRGSLGSSSSNGNSIPAMRRAHSNGSDNVSPVLIGTKMVERVVNMRKLAPPKQDDHRSAHPAGKSSSAPDSSGFGRTLSKKSLDMALRHMDIRRSIQGNLRPLMTNIPASSMYSVRSGPTKSNTASVSGSPLATSSITSSEPSVNENYHCFYGSEIEDDELGSDRGHSSPASRQGG, encoded by the exons ATGCCTGTGTCAGTACTGGGAGAGCAACCGGAAAGGAATCTGAGGATGGTGATGAAGGAGAAGGATGAGGAGCTCTTGTTGTTCCTTGAGATGCGGAGACGCGAAAAGGAGAAGAATGATATTCTCCTTCTTGATAGCCCTGATGCTCCATTGG GGTCCAAACCAGATGTCTCTCCTATATCCAAGATAGTGTCATCTATGCCTGTGCGCAAAACTGGTCCCGATGAGTTCCTGGATTCCGAAAACGACAGAACCGATTACGATTG GCTTCTCACACCACCTGGTACCccactttttccttctttggaGATGGAATCACAGAAAACTGTAATGAATCAGATTGAGGTTTCAAATGCTCGTCCTGCTACTCTGAAATCTAGG CTACCCAACCTCCAGCCACAACCTGCTTCAAGGAGTAATGATGCAGCTAGGCAACCAGCTATGTCCTCTGGACTGAACTCCTCTCATGCTGGAAATAGAAGACCGTTGTCATCAGGAGGCCCAAAATCAACGGCAAGTAGGCCTGCTACGCCAACTGGAAGGCCCACTTTACCAGCAACATCAAAGTCCTCAAGACCTTCTACACCTACTTCACGGGCCACATTGCCTTCTACAAAGCTCACAGCTCCTCCTGTGAGATCCTCCACGCCTACTAGATCTACTGCACGTTCTTCTACACCAACTACCAGACCATCCGTCACAGCCTCCAAATCAACATCAAGATCAGCAACGCCATCCCGTCGATCATCAACCCCAACCCCATCGAGTGCATCTAGGGCATCTGCCCCTCCTGCTAGATCTTCTTCAGTGGCAAAGTCAGGTCCCACAGTAGCTGCTCCTCCAGGTCGTTCTTCTTCAGTGGTAAAGTCAGGTCCCACAGCATCAAAAAGCACAGTGCCATCACGTGGCAGTTCTCCTATTGTGAAGTCTAGGCCACAGAAACCCTCTGAGAAACCTGGTTTCTCACTTGATGCTCCTCCAAATTTAAAGAAATCAATGCCAGAAAGGCCAGCTTCTGCATCTAGGGGTAGGGCAGGAGCAGCCAGTGGTAGATCTACTTCTACTGAAGTTGGTTCTGATGCAAGACCAAGACGACAATCATGCTCTCCTTCTAGGGGACGGGGTTCACTTGGTAGTTCCTCTAGTAATGGGAACTCCATCCCTGCCATGAGACGAGCACATTCCAATGGCAGTGACAATGTGAGTCCAGTCCTTATTGGGACAAAGATGGTTGAAAGAGTGGTAAATATGAGGAAATTGGCACCGCCTAAGCAAGATGATCATCGCTCTGCTCATCCAGCTGGGAAGTCCTCTTCAGCTCCAGACAGCTCCGGCTTTGGAAGAACCCTCTCAAAGAAATCTTTAGACATGGCTTTGAGGCATATG GATATAAGACGAAGCATTCAGGGCAATCTCCGCCCACTAATGACAAATATTCCAGCTTCCTCTATGTACAGTGTGAGATCAGGGCCCACAAAGAGCAACACAGCTAGTGTTTCAGGCTCTCCTCTTGCTACAAGCAGCATTACGAGTTCTGAGCCAAGTGTCAATGAAAACTACCATTGTTTTTATGGGAGTGAAATAGAAGATGATGAACTTGGAAGTGACAGAGGACACTCTTCCCCGGCCAGCCGGCAAGGTGGGTGA
- the LOC117920659 gene encoding clathrin light chain 2-like, protein MLEEIIKEADEYKVQLYRRRQIACETNKATDREQVKLFEANQDMFHAEAEKNYWRAIMELSSNEVPATEKRRRNDNEKKPSVIVIQGPKPGKPTDISRDIIHLLTTTSTSPTRS, encoded by the exons ATGTTGGAAGAAATAATAAAGGAAGCGGATGAATACAAAGTCCAGCTTTACAGGAGGCGGCAGATAGCTTGTGAAACCAACAAAGCCACCGACAGGGAACAGGTGAAG TTATTTGAAGCGAACCAGGACATGTTCCATGCTGAAGCTGAGAAGAATTACTGGAGGGCAATTATGGAGCTGAGCTCCAATGAAGTGCCGGCCACTGAGAAAAGAAGGAGAAACGACAACGAGAAGAAGCCTTCTGTCATCGTTATTCAGGGGCCCAAGCCCGGGAAGCCAACAGACATCTCAAGGGACATAATCCACCTCCTCACCACCACCTCAACCAGTCCGACAAGAAGCTAA